In one Macrobrachium rosenbergii isolate ZJJX-2024 chromosome 53, ASM4041242v1, whole genome shotgun sequence genomic region, the following are encoded:
- the LOC136834080 gene encoding cuticle protein 7-like — protein MSLKVALFVSSVLVLATADRAPVYGAPPTYAPPAPVYHAPVSYRAPVYPDVPPNYKFNYGVADGYSGANFAHEESRDGYKTQGSYRVHLPDGRIQTVTYYDNGNGLVAEVTYQGEAFYPPTPKYRPTLVPAYRPALAYAAPTY, from the exons ATGTCACTCAAG GTCGCCCTCTTTGTCTCGTCAGTTTTGGTTCTGGCCACAGCAGACAGGGCCCCTGTCTACGGTGCTCCTCCGACTTACGCACCCCCGGCCCCGGTATACCACGCTCCCGTCTCATACAGGGCACCAGTGTACCCTGAT GTACCACCCAACTACAAGTTCAACTACGGCGTCGCCGACGGGTACTCTGGAGCCAACTTCGCCCACGAGGAATCCCGCGACGGCTACAAGACCCAGGGCAGCTACAGAGTCCACCTTCCCGACGGGCGCATCCAGACCGTCACTTACTACGACAACGGAAACGGTCTTGTGGCCGAGGTCACTTACCAGGGAGAGGCCTTCTATCCACCAACTCCTAAGTATAGGCCTACTCTTGTTCCTGCTTACAGACCAGCCCTCGCCTACGCTGCCCCTACTTACTGA